From Paraburkholderia fungorum, the proteins below share one genomic window:
- a CDS encoding AraC family transcriptional regulator: MATDLLSDILADLRADAVVTGRFTLSAPWAIRKPAVSGASFRMCTGSPFYLIVAGEPPVYVKPGDFVLLPHGHEHIMASSLDVRPVPFDSLMADKGIHPRFDTPLEFTAGGGGETSELYTGIVVYRDIMRSPLFSVLQTLIHVRANDPAVAPWLVSTLQSFIQESMTCQPGWAIAASRLADVLFVQLLRAHLQSTADNSGWLRGLADPQIGRAVALIHREPRRDWSVAGLAAAAGMSRSRFSARFTELVGDTPIGHLTAYRMYLASGELTRGRRTLIEIAENVGYTSEKAFARAFHRWAGMAPRRYARSVRPLDDLGAHT, translated from the coding sequence ATGGCAACAGATCTTCTGAGCGATATTCTGGCCGATCTGCGGGCGGACGCTGTCGTGACCGGGCGCTTCACGTTGAGCGCGCCGTGGGCGATCCGCAAGCCCGCTGTATCCGGTGCGTCATTTCGGATGTGTACCGGCAGTCCCTTTTATCTCATCGTGGCAGGCGAGCCGCCGGTGTATGTCAAACCCGGCGATTTCGTGTTGTTGCCGCACGGGCATGAGCACATCATGGCGTCGTCGCTCGATGTGCGGCCGGTGCCTTTCGATTCGCTGATGGCCGACAAAGGCATTCACCCGCGTTTCGACACGCCGCTCGAATTTACGGCGGGTGGCGGCGGCGAAACCAGCGAGCTTTACACCGGCATCGTCGTGTATCGCGACATCATGCGCAGTCCGCTGTTCTCGGTATTGCAGACACTGATCCACGTGCGCGCCAATGACCCCGCCGTCGCGCCGTGGCTGGTCAGCACGCTGCAAAGCTTCATTCAGGAATCGATGACGTGCCAGCCCGGCTGGGCGATCGCCGCATCACGGCTCGCGGATGTGCTGTTCGTGCAGCTATTGCGCGCGCATTTGCAATCGACCGCGGACAATTCCGGCTGGCTGCGCGGTCTCGCCGATCCGCAGATTGGCCGCGCGGTGGCGCTGATTCACCGCGAGCCGCGTCGCGACTGGAGTGTCGCGGGACTCGCGGCGGCGGCGGGCATGTCGCGTTCGCGATTCAGCGCGCGCTTCACCGAGCTGGTCGGCGATACACCCATCGGTCATCTGACCGCGTACCGGATGTATCTCGCGAGCGGTGAGCTGACGCGCGGCAGACGCACGCTGATCGAGATTGCGGAGAACGTCGGGTATACATCGGAGAAAGCATTCGCGCGGGCGTTTCACCGTTGGGCCGGTATGGCGCCGAGGCGATATGCGCGCAGTGTGCGGCCTCTGGACGACCTCGGCGCGCACACCTGA
- a CDS encoding porin, with protein sequence MKVTRTAFSASLMAAVSVLATGYAHAQSSVTLYGIVDTGVQYYNNAAGGGSLVGMPTLTGEVPSRFGLRGIEDLGGGYKTFFVLENGFAMNSGALNYGGRLFGRQANVGVSSPYGSLTLGRQMNMSMYVLTNADVIGPSIHSMASFDSYLPNARSDNAAGYMGKFSGFTVGGTYSTGRDAAGPAGPSATNCGGNVAGDFVACRQYTMMLAYDASQFGVAASYDVMRGGTGASAPLSNPAYTDTRTIVDGYATFGSAKVGGGWIRRNTSAAVHSQSDIYFLGATYHATPALSFDAQALRYLLRETSDSTLFVARANYLLSKRTMVYTSVGYMSNSSRGAAAVAAGGSVGTGENQLGVMAGIQQRF encoded by the coding sequence ATGAAGGTGACAAGAACGGCTTTTTCCGCTTCATTGATGGCAGCAGTCTCCGTGCTCGCAACCGGCTACGCTCACGCGCAAAGCAGCGTGACGCTGTACGGGATTGTCGATACGGGCGTGCAGTACTACAACAACGCGGCAGGAGGCGGCTCGCTCGTCGGCATGCCCACGTTGACCGGCGAAGTGCCGTCGCGCTTCGGGCTGCGCGGCATCGAAGATCTCGGCGGTGGCTACAAGACATTCTTCGTACTGGAAAACGGCTTCGCGATGAATAGCGGCGCGCTGAATTACGGCGGACGCCTGTTCGGCCGCCAGGCGAATGTCGGCGTGAGTTCTCCGTATGGCTCGCTGACACTCGGCCGTCAGATGAACATGTCGATGTACGTGCTGACGAACGCCGACGTGATCGGGCCGTCGATTCACTCGATGGCGAGCTTCGACAGCTATCTGCCCAACGCGCGCAGCGACAACGCCGCCGGCTACATGGGCAAGTTCAGCGGCTTCACGGTAGGCGGCACGTACAGCACCGGACGCGACGCAGCGGGCCCGGCGGGACCATCCGCGACAAATTGTGGCGGCAACGTCGCCGGTGATTTCGTCGCGTGCCGTCAATACACGATGATGCTTGCGTACGACGCGTCGCAATTCGGCGTCGCCGCTTCGTACGATGTGATGCGCGGCGGCACGGGCGCATCCGCGCCGCTGTCGAACCCGGCTTACACCGACACCCGGACGATCGTCGATGGTTACGCCACGTTCGGCTCAGCAAAAGTTGGCGGCGGCTGGATTCGCCGCAATACGTCGGCGGCCGTGCATAGCCAGTCCGACATCTATTTTCTCGGCGCCACGTACCACGCAACGCCGGCGCTATCATTCGATGCACAGGCGTTGCGCTATCTGTTGCGCGAGACGTCGGACTCGACGCTGTTCGTCGCGCGCGCGAATTACCTGTTGTCCAAACGTACGATGGTTTATACGTCGGTCGGCTACATGTCCAACAGTTCGCGCGGTGCGGCGGCGGTGGCGGCGGGTGGGTCGGTCGGCACCGGAGAAAACCAGCTCGGTGTGATGGCGGGCATCCAGCAGCGCTTCTAG